The genomic stretch CCACGGGTCAagcacaaattaattaaaaaataaataaatatataaatatacatacatacatacatatatatatatatatatatatatatatatatatatatatatatatacagtaacACACAGTACTAATTCAAATCCAAATCCTATTTGAATTAGTACTGTGTGTTACGtactgtttatatatatatatatatatatatatatatatatttatttatttatttatttatttattagatatGTTAGTATGTTACTTAATTTAACatgaaagtaaaataataataaaaaagtaaaaagctCGCGGGCCAGCCCGCGAGGCCCGCCAACCCGCACGGGGCGAGCTAGGGTTGCATGAatcctagcccgcgggcctaacgggccggCCCGTAAAAGCTCGCCAGGAGAtaggcccgcggtggggcgggctggcccgctttgacagtactagtgAGAGGTGCCGCAGAGGGGGTTTTCGCGGGAAGACGAGGGGCCCACGAGGGTGGCACCCTTTGGACTCCTACTGGGTTCTATGGGCTGCTGCTAGACACACCTTTCCCTTTATTCAATGGATTCTTTTCTACTGTCCCTTTCTTATTGACGGGTTCCTCCCCCTGGGGTTTATTCGCGAGGTTTTCCTCCCTGCCCCCTTTGAGTCGGTTTGCTTCCTCAGCTTCTGCGTATCTATCGACCTTTGCCATGAGGTCGACATATGTACACGGGGTCTTACGCCTCAAACTCTTAAAGAGTTCTCCCGCCTTTAGGGCGTCTATAAACATCACAATGGCAGATTTATCGTCTAGGTTTTCCACGTCTGCCTCCTCCTTCCGCCAATGGACCAGGAATTCTGTCAGAGATTCTTCTGCCCCTTGCTTCACAGTAGTGAGATGCGTAAAGTGTTTTTGACCCTTCTTTCTTCTAATGAAATGGGTAATTAATTCCACCACCGGTCGTGAAAAGAATCAATAGAGTTACCATTCAGATTGGTGAACCACTGTTGAGCTCGCCCCGCTAGGATGCAGAAAAAGGCCTTGCACATCGTTGCTTCGGAGGATCTTACTAGTGTCATGGTGGCTTGATAAGCCATGATGTGTTCCTGAGGGTCTTCCAAACCGTCAAAACGCTTGACACTCGGGAGCTTGAAGTTAGGTGGGAGGGGCTTCCTCATTATCTTCTGGGTGAACGAAGGGGTCACCGTGATATCGGGTACCTCTGGGAGGTCACCATGTTCTTTCCAATGGAGTAATTTAGCGATCTTGGCATCTACCTTTTTCGCCCAACCCTCGGGGCCCATTTTCTTCTGGGAGGAGCCCGCGAACCCCCTACGAGCCCCTTTCGCCAACGGGGTATGATACATGCTTTCTCCTTCTGACTCCTCGGCGGGTTGGGGGACCTTCTTGGGAACCTCGTTTCCCTACTCAGATTCATGGTCGAGGGAGGCCCGCAGGCTTCTCCTCGCGTTACGCTCATCCTGAGGTGAGCTAAGCCCACCTTCAAGGTTACCAGGGCGTAGGGCCACAGGGATCTGCCTCGGAGGCCCGTTCACGGTGTTAGCACCTCACAGTGTACGGGGGGCAACGTCAACCTCCTGCGGGGTAGAGTAGGCCCTTTCGGTTCCTCTTCCGGCTCTTGCCATTCTGACGGGAGTATCTCCGCCTCTAAAGGAAGGCGGAGCTTGCCTAGCTGCGTCTCACGTTTCCCCATTAACCCCATGTTGCAAATTAATGTTTTTCGACTCGGCCATTTCGGCGTACTTGGGTTTGTACAAGTACTGATAGAGACTAGGAACGTGTACCTTTAGCAGcgttccccacagacggcgccaatgatggttttatcgggaccgggtccaccataaaccgtatataataatatagagCGAAACATGAAATAGAAATATTATTGATTGGGGCGTGATGCCCAGCAGAATATATACAAAGCCCAAAGGTACCGGCCCAAGGAATGACggctcaaataataaataaatatataatagggGGATAGTAAATAAGTACTAGAGAATACCCAACCATGCTGccactaagactcgaacccaAGCACACCAACCAGGAGAGGAAGACTTACCACtgaacttgtaacaccccgactcggcttgCCGTAcagccggagtagttaccgccacaactagagtgaattctatcacatctttgacaaactccactctaagtgcacaggctaaataGAAACGCTTCACAACAACTATCACCCAacatagtcatatatatatatatatatatatatttgagctaAAAAGGGCTTAGCTAACCAGTCATATACATATCtacctatatatacaaggatgtGCCCGGTGGGCCAAAAGACCAGTTCGGATTGATCACAATCCTACTAACCCAGCTCATAAACCGCTAAggttacaaaaaaatatttacacaaaagataAAGTTCCCAAAGGTTTTTTCGAGGTATACCACCTACTCGATCTGTTGGTATACCGGGCCCGTAACCATTCCCCACACTAGATGCCACTCCCCTTCAAACCaagtgatatggtctaggaagcgAGATGTGATGTTCATCATAGACTATTCATCCCAAAATTCTGGAGGACTCGAGTCACAAGGGTGAGGGTAATGAACAACAAACTCTAGAGGATTACTTCCCTCCAAGCTTtctatggggtaaaaaccaaaattGGCTTGGACATAAGGACCATCGGAAATGGAAAAACTATCTACTGCAGGTGAGCTATCTGGAGCCATAGGAGCATAGCCAGGTGCGTAAGGGTCGGCACCTATCATCCACGGTATATACACCTCGTAGCCCATCCCTGGGCATGTGTACTCCGGTGAATCCTGGGGGTTCGctgggctacacgagcctacacTAGATGGCATCTGTTatgaaacacaatgaagtgtagttagcacgacggctaagtaaggagatTCATAGgtcacccaaaactaaataaaggttttggaaaatagaTATTTGAATACTTTAATACTTAGCTCATAGGCTGAGACTCTACCTGCAACAAGTTATGAACAGAGACTTGCCCAATTGGCAAACATGCCTTTAACAACACTACAACAGTATGAATCTTCCTTTCTCTTCAACGAGGTCTCTTGATAAGTGTTTACTTACCAAAGAGGTCCATTTCTTAATATATCATTAATCAACTAAGGTTGGATTTTACTTCACCTTTCACGGTGTGCAAGAATTTGGGACTCTTCCCAACATAGAGatttctctcattttcattCGGTTTAGGCAAGGCATGTCTTACTAGACTATCCTGCCTCCATCTTTGAAAGTTATAACAATTATCAAGCAAATCAACAAATAGTGAAAAATCATggattttacattttgatttcaatcagattatttgaaattttcctCACAAGGAACTTTCCACTAACTTTCGCCTCAACGAGGGCTCACCAACTTCCCTTGGTGCTTAAACTTTCATCACATCTCCTTTCatcgtagctacagagtaactacattctcatatcaaaagtccacttagtttctttgtagaaagcacattctcatatcaaaagtccacttagtttcttcttcgaaagcgtgaggcctttggagtattctgcttaactccctctctgaccacttggatcatcgaactcgggttcaatggtcatcccccggtctaatactgatcccctggacgtaaggttcgttagaatgattcctagctggccctactaggtccataaaaacgacacctacccgaacttCATAGAGTAACTATAAGTGTGCACACCCTCGCAGGAATATGTCATcctaacgagttatatagtactcggcgaatagacttcgcccacagtatgaatgatcatacaacataaCAACCATCcgaaggtcctcctcaacttacttagaaattaaggttttcaaaacattctttcttttcttgaacAAAAAGACattttggatatacttcatattcaagtctcatacttgaaatcaatccaCCTCCTTTACCAAGTCCAAaagtttccttttccttttcaaacaCTTTGATAGTATACTAATTACCATTCACCGAGGTGATTAAGTATAACTATCATAACCTTGTCAATgtcacatttcacatgttcatgacatacaacatatacatatgtatatataacatataacctctcatattacttatacatatatacatacggtacatgtactatatatgatatataaatcatacatatgtttatatctATGCACAATcacacacatactatatatgtatattcatgctagatatatatttaacatatatgcagtacacacaacacacacacacggcatcactatatatatatatatatatatatatatatatatatgtatattatacccGGTATACTCATATCACGATTATATGTACTTGTTTACAAAATATGATCTTCACATagcatatatgtttatatttccTACTAACATGCACACAATTAAATTTCAACATAGAATTCCTAATTTCAGctatcaattatttaatttcaagtaaCCTTATCCGACTTAAGGAATCCCTTACCTCAAAAGCGATTTATATCTCTTTAGAAACGTTCTTGAATTATTTTCCCCAAATGTTCACCTAGAAACCCTAGGAaaattcaacaccataacaacatatttaagagatTTCTACCTAGAATTAGGATCTAGGGATGAAAATAAAGcctttaaccgaataaaattaaagttttaccgagtattgaagaacttgtgaagagaatttggctatggattcttgagcttcaaggaagaagatgaagactaatactctctctcttctctcttgtTTATTTCGGCCAAGGGGGGTGAATGGGAGATCAATCCACTAAAttctactctttaattaatttaataatgatttGTGGTGAgttaaagtgacacttgtcacattcttgTGGTGAATCTTGGAATATCTTTGGCTTGCcagttatgggttaaaacagatataattacagtagaaaatattttagttaggaatgattttgaaaccaaaattattccgAACTCGATCCTAACCTTAAATTCTAAAATCGGACAAtgttcggtacatcgcgaaatacgGCGATGCTAAggtcgaaataaattttcactcttatcggttaatctaatttcaacttaactgagtaggaagttcatggTTAATGGTATAGTGCATACAGTCCACTTCCTAGGGCAATCTGAACTGAATGCatgttcctaaaaattttacggttcgtgaccgacACGCatgttcgcagcttattaacgactattctaactagtaaaaatcattttgaaatatctgtagatcataactcatgtatgtcaatgccttagaataaaatattttttttttcgaactcTAGGCTTATTGGAACGAGTGGAGTGTTACAGAACTATTGAGTGGATCGTGATCTGAGGGATGCCCTGCTTGGAccagacccccccccccccttNNNNNNNNNNNNNNNNNNNNNNNNNNNNNNNNNNNNNNNNNNNNNNNNNNNNNNTTGGAccagcccccccccccctttatACGGTTGATGGAGTCCCCAGCACCCTCCACGTGTACGGTATCAAGACAGCGCCACCTCTCCACCAAACACGCGTCCCACGTCTTCCTACGACAGCCTTCTACCATCCACGTGCCCAAGCTCTTGGTCAAACTCTGCAGAAGAAGGTACGAAGAACACACCGCTACGCACCCGGGAGCCTGCACGGGCGCAACGCAGCCGTCCGTGCGCGATGGGCGCGGCTGTCGCACTCGGTGGTGGCACGGCAGCCGCCACCAAGCGTGACACGGCGTGCTGGTCGTGCCCTAAGGGCCGCGACCGGCGTGCCTGTGGCGCCGTGGTGCTGGGCGGCAATTGCCGCCCATGG from Ipomoea triloba cultivar NCNSP0323 chromosome 12, ASM357664v1 encodes the following:
- the LOC115999502 gene encoding uncharacterized protein LOC115999502, which codes for MGPEGWAKKVDAKIAKLLHWKEHGDLPEVPDITVTPSFTQKIMRKPLPPNFKLPSVKRFDGLEDPQEHIMAYQATMTLVRSSEATMCKAFFCILAGRAQQWFTNLNGAEESLTEFLVHWRKEEADVENLDDKSAIVMFIDALKAGELFKSLRRKTPCTYVDLMAKVDRYAEAEEANRLKGGREENLANKPQGEEPVNKKGTVEKNPLNKGKECQLVKPTEQGYVAVPDQGKYCRYHRRYGHSTDECQAWIKEIEALVQSGQLGNYIDWNRMNHGNMWRKGPVGRPRCPTPSEDEPAKESTDMGKCSVINVIFGGWSPVGAEEEYVGSVEESHVLRKQR